A region of the Primulina eburnea isolate SZY01 chromosome 7, ASM2296580v1, whole genome shotgun sequence genome:
TCTTTATCACTTGGTTTCTTTTTAAACCTGCAATCTCGAGCATAATGCCCGGATTTTCCACAAACAAAGCATGCTCCCTTGGACTTCCTTTTGAGTTTATCTATGGATTTTTTCGGACCAAATGGATTTCCTATCCTTTTATTGTTATTGTTGAATTTTGTAGGCTGATTTATGACGTTGGCTTTAGATGTGCCTTCATAAGAATTTTCATTCTTATCTCTTGTCATGGATTCTTCCTCAATACGCATATGCTTTTGTATTTGTTCCAAGGAAAAATTTTCAGAACTATGAAGAATCCTTTTCCGGTAACTTTTCCACGTAGATGGCAATTTTGCAATGATTGCACCCACTTGAAAGGATTCCGGTAACTCGATCTCAACAGCCCTCATTTTGTTAACAATAACTTGCAGTTCATGTACTTGAGGCAACAATGGTTTATCATCAAGAAATTTAAAATCAATGTActttgaaattaaaaatttctttgTACCTTCTTCTTCCGCTTTATACTTGTTTTCTAATGCTTGCCATATTTCCTTAGCAGATGTGGTGTTTGTGTAGAGATCGTAAAGACGATCGGacaaagcatttaaaatatgacCGCGACACATCAAATCATCTTCTTGCCTTTTCTCTCTTTTAGCCCTTAGTTCTTTATTTTCTCCATCGGTAGGTGCTGGAATTTCTTCCAAATTTGGATCCAGAATATAGAAGATCTTCATTGCTGTAAGTAGAAATTTAAGCTTGTCTTGCCATCTCGTAAAATTCGTACCATCAAACCTATCAAGTTTGACCATGTCTTGATTCATAAACTTCAATGTTGCCATGTTTGTTCCACTCTCCATCTTCACGAATTTCAGATTGCAACAAAATATAGTTTTTAGATTGTTGAGAATATACTTGTAGAGAGCGATCCCGAAAACCGACGAACAAATAATCAAATGATCGAAGACTTGAAACACGTAGGAATACGTTTTCCTAAAAACTATATTTGTCCCTTCTCAATGTTACTTAAGGAATCTGACAAATAGTTTTTGGGATATGACAAGCCTTTGCAATATTTTCTACAAGTAACAATAGAAAATATTTAGAACTTggaattgtgtattgagttgAAATAATGGGTTTCAAAATAGGTTGTGATTCTTGTATTGTTTTCACAATCACATGCATTATTTGTAGTCACCGAGAAGCCACCTCCAAAAGCCACAATGAATTGATGACATCTCTTCCAAAAAATTACATGCCAAAAGACACGttgtttgattttaaaaaactgAAAATTACAAACTGCATGTGGCAGTTATGAAATCAAGATTTTATCTTTTTatcttatttaattatattgaaCAAATTATAACAGAAACTTCTTAAACCAGAGCGTAGCAGATTCCACACCGACACCACAGGTGTGGTTGAAGTCGCCATAAAATTTGCTAAAGGAATAGCGGATGAAATCCAGGATAAAATCAGCCGCCTTGGCGAGGAGTCCAATAACGAAAAAATGAAGGAGAAATACTGGTCGTGCTCCAAGAACTACGGCGATGCGATCCGTGATCTGAATGAGGCGAAAAGGATGCTGCGTAAGCGCGAGTATAGCGCCTTTCCCGTGCTAGTCGATGATGTTATTGATGAACTGAAGAGCTGCCACAACAATTTTGATAATGGCACGTTCGATCCCGCGCACATTCAGAACAGGAATGTAGAATTCCGAGTGTATGCGGATCTACTGAAGGTGGCTGTGGACTGTTTGTTGAAGGAGCGGAGGGACTAATAAAGTAGAACTTGCTGGGGAATTGCCATGCAAGAGATGATTTTGAATAAATAGATttgtgataaataatttttcgaGAAACAATTATTAAAAGCGTTAAAGAGAAATAATACGTTTTTACCTATTCTAAACATTTTGTACATATAAATAGGTTGGCGGTTTGCTAGAAGTCTCAATTGAGTTTGAACAATTTCTTTCTGCACTCGTCTATTGACAGAGCTTGCATCAATGAAGAAttcttctttcaattcattctatgTTTTCTATTAACAATCTTCATGTTACGATTGTTGGTGTTACTTCAATCAAAATGTTTGGTGGTGGGAATTGAAATTCAAGATTGGCTGGAAAATGAGGATCACTGTTTGCATTATTCGAAGTTTATACAGTATACTACGTTTCTTGGATCACGTTGTGTGTGCGTCAAAATGCAAATGCAATTGATACCTACTGGACTGAATTCCCATGAACTTGAATTTCTTGTTCAAGCGCTTTAATTTCTGACATACATCAAAACATGGACCAAATTTTCAAAACCCATTGTATGCAGTGTCCTATCTATCTCATTCAATCGTGTTGGTGATCGTTAATGTCCTTATATATTCGTTTCAAATAATCAATTCCCAGGTAAAATCTACACGTACCAGAGCACGTGAAGGAATAAATATTATCATTGGATTGCATTCCATGAATTTGAGTTCTCGTGGAAAGTAACGTTAAATAAGTATAATTCcaaattatgttttttttttcttttttcacaCGAGTCTCAAGGCATTAACCAAGAATATAGCAAAGATATTTATGTTTCAATTGGAAACGCAGTATTAGTTGGATCTTTTTGAATGAAAAGCTAACCAAACATGGATTGATTTATGATGTGACCGAGTAAAAAATGGTGCAAGATGCGTGAGCAATTTAATCGGGTCGGGTTATGCAAATGATGAGATATATCCAtaccataaatttttttccCGAGAAAAGCTGACAAACACGAAGATAACCACGTGAATGGACGACAAAAAGATGTCTGACATAGCCACTCTGATTCTAAAATAAGCAGAACAAAAAAAACTAATGTAGCAAAGAGAATTGAAGGGAAATATAATTTCCATTGTAAATTGATTTCCCTAATATTATCTTTTCTTTGTAGATTTGAttgaatataatatttaattatggttttgcctttctagatagTTAAGATTTTATTGTGCTATAATATCTTCCTTGAATTTAATTTCCTATTGATAAGATTATGTGGAATATTGAGTTTTATCTTTCTAGATATTATCTTTGTGATAAATATCTTCTagatataatatttatgataatgatttaCATGATATGGTATTATTGATTTGTTTCTAATAGAATTCTTGTTTACCATATCTTATAGATTTCTTTATGGAAGGAAAACTCTAGGGGAGATAAAAGCTCTACATAAGAGTCTATCAACGTGAGAGGAAAGTGGGTGAATAGAGAGAAGATTGTAGAGAGAGAGACTAAGAGAAATTCATAGAGTTTTAGTGGAGGAGTTTTTCGTGGAAAGTTTTCGTGAAGAGTTTTCACGTGAGAAGATTTTCGTGGGAGTTCTTCGTGGTGGTCTTTTCTCTCGGTCAAATATTCACTCACATGTGCACGTTCAGAATTTCAGAGAAAACTTTATTCAAGAGACGTTGCTGTGCTGGTTTACGTGTTGCCCTGAATGTTGCCAACATCTACAGACAACATCCGTAACGATGTTGGCTGAAGATCGTGTGTAGCTGCTCGTGTTTTTAGGGATCTCGTTTTTGCTTTCTTATTCATGTTTTAATATTGTTGGTTGTTTTTAGAAAGCTTTATTTCctcaacttgttgaggaaattgatttttgtcatAATCACTAGTGTTAGATTTTTTGTAaacaattgatttttctagtgattaatttttgccataaggcaccgcacaagtatttatacttgtgcatatttaatcttgtccatctaattatttaaagtgaatttgtgttattaattttccgctgcgtatagatgttgtccgagatgttgtaacatctggcacaacatttaattctgataaaacacgaATTTACTGTTTTACATCATATtctgatatttttattattttcgatATCTGTCGCACAAAATAATCCTTACAAGAATGATGTAAAAGTGATGTCTATTCTAGATGATAAATGATATAGGCAAGATAGATGTTAATGAATGACTTAATATTTAAACCAacatggtatttatagagagaaAGTCAACGATGACCTTGTTTTCAGTGCTTTTCTGACACGTCAAACTGTCCATTTCGTCTTGTCAAATTCATGCGATTTTGTCGGTAATGATTATTAAGATAAGGTATCACATATTTGTGCACTCGAATGATGTGCTATTATCGAGGTAATCCGGGTACAAAACCATCACCCGTGAACTCGTCTGGAAGCCCGAGCTTCCGGTAACCTGAGGGATGATGTCTCGGACATTCATTTGTCCGGCTATTTGTCGGATTGACCCAAAACTTATCATAAAATGATCCATGACCCGGGCCTCTCGGGGTATCAATATACTTATGTCAACAATTAAAGATAAAGAACAGATAAAGAGCTACCACTGAAAGAGAGAAGGGAAGTTCACTTTGGTTTCCAGTGACAAACAAAAGCTTTAGTACGAGATAACAGTTATAGATACAAGAGTTTGCCATCACCGCACACGATTGCAATAAAACTCCTTTACTGATCTTCTCTCCACTTCCGATCTCTCATCTAAACCCACATCGAAAACCAGAAAATGTATAAGCACTCAGCAAAATATAAGTTACACACGTGTCTTCTTGCACAAATCAAGGTACAGATTGCGACATTCACCGAGTAATTGTGAAAGCTAAATATTTTTTGGCACCTGAAAATGAGATTTAGACATTTGGATCAATGAGTTCTCCATTCAAGAACTCTCGGTGGGCAGCAAAGGGCCAGATGAAGCCTTGCCAGGCGAGCGAGTTAGCCAATGGTACGTCAATGACGATCTCCTTCATGGTTGGCTTTTTATCATCCCTGATGGCAATCAGGTAGCTCGTACCGACCCACCCGATCCATCCAGCAATGTACAAGAACAAGATCCCTGGAGTGATTAATTCACCCCAGTGTCTCTGATCCCCGCTAACGATCAAGTGAGGTAAGCCATCGGATCCACACAACAGGCCCTGCTTACCGTAATTCTCGAACCTGCCGGATCATGAGCAGCACAAGATGCATTCTTTTACAACATTTGATCGTAGACATGCGCTTTTTATAACTATATGTTTGGTATGATAtcagaaaaaaataatataaatacaaaattattttcaaaatataaatataatcaaattttttaaaaaaacaatatgaaattatttaaaaattataattacacCGAGTATGAAAATAAGGAAAACAGATAttgtaaataaaaataaaatttaatattaaccCAGTTTGGCCGAAGCAATGGAGGCAGGTTTTAAGACGCTTGAACTGAGGAAAAATTTTTGGCAGAATGGTAATTGGAACTCAATTGCATAAATGCTCAAGAGGATTTTAGTTTCATTCGCGTCGATCCTCTTGAAAGACCCGCCTTGCAATAAACATTGTTACCACACAACCATTCGTCACCTATCAAGCGATGTCCTTCATTTTCCCTTCACTGAGGACGTTTTGGCATCCCGTCTCGCACCACTTTTACCAATAAAAGACCCTTCTTTATCTCCCTACGTTGCTCAACAAGTGCTGCAAATCCACGCCCAGATTACTGTAAATGGATTTCGTAACATGGTTATTTTGGGAGCAAGAATCTTGGGTATGTACATTCTGTGTAACAGATATTTTGATGCTAAGAAATTGttttttcagcttcagttgCGCTATGCTGCCCCTTGGAATTGGATGATACGAGGATTTACGGTGATGGGTTATTTCGATATTGCAATTTTGTTTTACTTCAAGATGCTCGCTTTTGGTACTCTTCCAGATAAATACACTTTTCCTTTCGTGATCAAAGCTTGTGGTGGCTTGCACGctgttgatttactgaaatatATTCATGCGATGATTCGAGATATGGGTTTTGAATTGGATGTGTATGTGGGCAGTGCTTTGGTCAAATTCTATTCGGAGAATGATGCTTTAGACCTTGCACGTGGGTTGTTTGATAAATTGCCGTTAAGGGATATTGTTTTGTGGAATATGATGCTTAATGGTTATTTAATGTACGATGAGTTGATGCACAATGTAATTGGGTTGTTTGAAGACATGAGGAAAGGTGGAGTGAAGCCCGATACTGTAACTTACGCTTGTGTTCTTAGCATGTGTGGTTCTAAATCGATCGAGCAGTTTGGTGCTCAGATTCACAGCTTAGTCATCAGGTGTGGCTTGGAGATGGAAGCTCCGGTGGCCAACTCTCTAGTCTCAATGTACGCAAAATCCCGTTGCGTGTCTGAGGCTAGAAAGCTGTTTGATTCTGTCATGCAACATGATCTTGTCACTTGGAATGGGATGATTGGAGGGTACGTTCAAAATGGATTTATGAATGATGCATTGGTTTTGTTTCGGAAAATGGTTTCATCTGTTGTGAAACCAGACTCAAGAACTTTTGCAACTCTGCTCCCATCAGTCTGTGAACTGGGGTGCCTCGAACTAGGAAAGGAAATGCATTGTTATATTATGAGATATGGGTTGTTATTGGATTTGTTTCTGAAGAACGCTTTGATTGATATGTATTTCAAGTGCAAGGATGTTGATAACGCCTGCAAGGTCTTTGACCAAAACTCTGCAGTGGATATAGTCGTATACTCCGCCATGATCTCAGGATTTGTGCTCAATGGGATGAGCATTGATGCCTTGGAAGTTTTTCGATGGTTGCTTTGTAAGAAACTCAAGCCCAACGCCATAACTTTATCAAGTGTTCTTCCTGCTTGTGCAGGTTTGGCTAGCCTGAAATTGGGTCAAGAATTGCATGGTAACATCATAAGAAAGGGGCTTGAGGGTAGGTGTTACGTTGGAAGTGCATTAACGGACATGTACGCAAAATGCGGAAGGGTAGATCTTGGTCATCTAGTTTTCAATAGGATGAATGAACGTGACTCCATATGTTGGAACTCGATCATTACTAGCTGTAGCCAGAATGGAAAACCTGAAGTGGCCATAGATCTTTTCCGACGCATGAGGATGGAAGGAGCTGAGTATGACCCTGTAACCATATCAGCTGCTCTGTCTGCCTGTTCAAACTTGTCTGCTCTGCATTATGGAAAACAGATACACAGCTTTATGATCCGAAATCCATTCAATTCCGATATATTTGCTGATAGTGCACTAGTAGACATGTACGCTAAATGTGGCAATTTGGATCTAGCACAACATGTTTTCGACACCATGGAGTCCAAAAATGAA
Encoded here:
- the LOC140836669 gene encoding pentatricopeptide repeat-containing protein At4g21300; protein product: MLKRILVSFASILLKDPPCNKHCYHTTIRHLSSDVLHFPFTEDVLASRLAPLLPIKDPSLSPYVAQQVLQIHAQITVNGFRNMVILGARILGMYILCNRYFDAKKLFFQLQLRYAAPWNWMIRGFTVMGYFDIAILFYFKMLAFGTLPDKYTFPFVIKACGGLHAVDLLKYIHAMIRDMGFELDVYVGSALVKFYSENDALDLARGLFDKLPLRDIVLWNMMLNGYLMYDELMHNVIGLFEDMRKGGVKPDTVTYACVLSMCGSKSIEQFGAQIHSLVIRCGLEMEAPVANSLVSMYAKSRCVSEARKLFDSVMQHDLVTWNGMIGGYVQNGFMNDALVLFRKMVSSVVKPDSRTFATLLPSVCELGCLELGKEMHCYIMRYGLLLDLFLKNALIDMYFKCKDVDNACKVFDQNSAVDIVVYSAMISGFVLNGMSIDALEVFRWLLCKKLKPNAITLSSVLPACAGLASLKLGQELHGNIIRKGLEGRCYVGSALTDMYAKCGRVDLGHLVFNRMNERDSICWNSIITSCSQNGKPEVAIDLFRRMRMEGAEYDPVTISAALSACSNLSALHYGKQIHSFMIRNPFNSDIFADSALVDMYAKCGNLDLAQHVFDTMESKNEVSWNSIIAAYGNHGHLKQCLALFHRMEDQGFQPDHVTFLAILSAFGHSGDVEEGKRYFNIMTQNYGISPRIEHYASLIDMFGRYGRLEEALQVIKGMPFTPDAGIWGTLLGACRVHGNLELAEMASEPLFNLEPHNSGYYMLLSNLHADSGKWERVHQIRHIMKERGVIKLPGYSWIELNKSSHMFAAADKYHPQSCEIYLLLKNLLIELQNEGYVPLLCLPE
- the LOC140837367 gene encoding pectinesterase inhibitor-like; this translates as MANLIGIISIAVILMFAIPASLARHHRDKDKDGDLRDLCSKTHDPELCWKLLIYDVGFRCAFIRIFILISCHGFFLNTHMLLYLFQGKIFRTMKNPFPKLLKPERSRFHTDTTGVVEVAIKFAKGIADEIQDKISRLGEESNNEKMKEKYWSCSKNYGDAIRDLNEAKRMLRKREYSAFPVLVDDVIDELKSCHNNFDNGTFDPAHIQNRNVEFRVYADLLKVAVDCLLKERRD